Proteins encoded in a region of the Flavobacteriaceae bacterium HL-DH10 genome:
- a CDS encoding metalloregulator ArsR/SmtB family transcription factor: MGITKTQMFTEQQNDLAQFFKVLGHPARVAILQYISKQNACICNDLVEEIGLAQATISQHLKELKSIGLLNGEVEGKSMCYCINIERWTVIQNQLNSFFNTTKSNCC; this comes from the coding sequence ATGGGCATTACTAAAACGCAAATGTTTACCGAGCAACAAAATGATTTAGCACAATTTTTTAAAGTGCTTGGTCATCCTGCTCGTGTAGCTATTCTACAATATATAAGTAAACAAAATGCTTGCATTTGTAATGATTTGGTTGAAGAAATTGGTTTAGCGCAAGCCACAATAAGTCAGCATTTAAAAGAATTAAAAAGTATAGGTTTACTTAATGGTGAGGTAGAAGGTAAAAGCATGTGTTACTGTATAAATATTGAACGTTGGACCGTAATACAAAATCAATTAAACTCCTTTTTTAATACAACAAAATCTAATTGTTGCTAA
- a CDS encoding DUF6428 family protein, producing MKTQELFKVLESNQDKSLLFEYAPNLLIGANYHITEVKHLTVDSVDCGSQTDAWKETIIQLWESPSELGKTEYMTVYKALAILKKVGKMKPYVLDAEVKFEYSNATFHTAQLFVNDFDIRGNNLIVKLAIEKTDCKAKEICGVQDVEATVTSNEPCCSPDGNCC from the coding sequence ATGAAAACACAAGAATTATTTAAAGTATTAGAAAGCAATCAGGACAAATCTTTATTGTTTGAATATGCTCCGAATTTACTAATTGGAGCTAATTATCATATTACTGAAGTAAAACACTTAACAGTCGATTCTGTTGATTGTGGTTCACAAACAGATGCATGGAAAGAAACTATTATTCAACTTTGGGAAAGTCCGAGTGAGTTGGGTAAAACAGAATACATGACTGTTTATAAAGCGTTGGCTATTCTTAAAAAAGTAGGTAAAATGAAACCTTATGTTTTAGATGCTGAGGTAAAATTTGAGTATAGTAATGCAACCTTTCATACCGCGCAGTTATTTGTTAATGATTTTGATATACGGGGAAATAATTTAATAGTTAAATTAGCCATCGAAAAGACAGATTGTAAAGCCAAAGAAATTTGTGGTGTTCAAGACGTTGAAGCAACAGTTACAAGTAATGAGCCTTGTTGTTCACCAGATGGAAATTGCTGTTAA
- a CDS encoding arsenate reductase ArsC codes for MKNILVLCTGNSCRSQMAHGYLNHFLDNRKVKVYSAGIETHGLNPGALAIMKEDGLNIDHHTSNHVDEYADIDFDYIITVCDHANENCPYIPSKNALRLHHNFYDPSKLVGTDDKKHAAFLKAREEIKAYFKEFVAKHNLV; via the coding sequence ATGAAAAACATTTTAGTATTATGTACAGGTAATTCCTGTAGAAGCCAAATGGCACATGGGTATTTAAACCATTTTTTAGATAACAGAAAAGTAAAGGTTTATAGTGCAGGTATTGAAACTCATGGTTTAAACCCTGGGGCTTTAGCCATTATGAAAGAAGATGGATTAAATATAGACCACCACACGTCAAATCATGTAGATGAATATGCTGATATAGATTTCGATTATATTATCACAGTTTGTGATCATGCTAATGAAAACTGTCCATACATCCCGAGTAAAAATGCGTTACGTTTACATCATAACTTTTACGACCCTTCAAAATTAGTTGGGACTGATGACAAAAAACATGCTGCTTTTTTAAAGGCTAGAGAAGAAATTAAGGCGTATTTTAAGGAGTTTGTAGCAAAACACAACTTGGTTTAA
- a CDS encoding lysophospholipid acyltransferase family protein has translation MSKPQDTGLVTAKEVAKAINLDKYGFIGTFIGWLLMKMLKISTLNKFYNRNKHLKDLEFLDSILGEFQIKFEIPEEDLKRLPKDGAYITVSNHPLGGIDGILLLKLMLEQRQDFKIIANFLLHRIEPLKPYIMPVNPFEDRKDIKSSITGFKNSILHLKEGHPLGIFPAGEVSTYRDGKLMVDRPWEETAMKLIKKAEVPVVPIYFHAKNSKLFYKLSKISDTFRTAKLPSEVLTQKRRVIKVRIGKPISVADQKEYSKIEEFSEFLRRKTYMLSNSFEDKSKILDNISSTLKTPKPPKNIVTPVDTVLMTNEVEALYQGDFRLLQSKNYEVFLAPAEKIPNILREIGRLREITFREVGEGTNEAIDLDTFDTYYHHMFLWDNEKKILAGAYRLGLGSKIFERYGIDGFYLQDLFRFEPELYKMMSQSIEMGRAFIIKEYQQKPMPLFLLWKGIVHITLRFPEHKFLIGGVSISNQFSNFSKSLMIEFMKSHYYDPYIAQYVHPKKEFKVKLKDADKDFVFDETEADLNKFDKFIDEIEPGALRLPVLLKKYIKQNARLVAFNVDPLFNNSVDGLMYIKIADLPESTVKPVMEEFQAELERKFMGNNGD, from the coding sequence ATGAGTAAACCACAAGATACAGGCTTAGTAACTGCCAAAGAAGTAGCAAAAGCTATAAATTTAGATAAGTACGGATTTATCGGAACCTTTATTGGGTGGTTACTTATGAAAATGCTAAAAATATCTACCCTAAATAAATTTTACAATAGAAACAAGCACTTAAAAGACCTTGAGTTTTTAGATAGTATTTTAGGAGAGTTTCAAATTAAATTTGAAATTCCTGAGGAAGATTTAAAACGACTTCCTAAAGATGGAGCTTATATTACTGTTTCTAATCACCCACTAGGAGGTATTGACGGCATTCTGCTCTTAAAACTCATGTTAGAGCAGCGACAAGATTTTAAAATAATCGCTAATTTTTTATTACATAGAATAGAACCTTTAAAACCTTACATTATGCCTGTTAATCCTTTTGAGGATAGAAAAGATATAAAGTCTAGCATTACAGGTTTTAAAAATTCCATTTTACATTTAAAAGAAGGGCATCCTTTAGGAATATTTCCTGCTGGCGAAGTATCTACCTATCGTGATGGTAAACTAATGGTAGACAGACCTTGGGAAGAAACTGCCATGAAGCTTATTAAAAAAGCCGAAGTACCAGTTGTTCCCATCTATTTTCATGCTAAAAACAGTAAATTATTTTACAAGCTTTCAAAAATTAGCGACACTTTTAGAACTGCCAAATTACCATCTGAAGTATTAACTCAAAAGCGACGTGTTATTAAAGTTAGAATTGGAAAACCTATATCGGTAGCCGATCAAAAAGAATATAGTAAGATTGAAGAATTTTCAGAGTTTTTAAGACGAAAAACGTATATGTTATCGAATTCTTTTGAAGATAAATCGAAAATATTAGATAATATATCATCTACATTAAAAACCCCTAAACCTCCTAAAAATATTGTAACACCTGTTGATACTGTCCTAATGACAAATGAGGTTGAAGCGCTTTATCAAGGTGATTTTAGGCTTTTACAAAGTAAAAATTACGAGGTGTTTTTAGCTCCAGCAGAAAAAATCCCTAACATCCTTAGAGAAATTGGTAGATTACGTGAAATTACCTTTAGAGAAGTTGGTGAAGGTACTAATGAGGCGATTGATTTAGATACTTTTGATACGTATTACCATCACATGTTTTTATGGGATAATGAAAAAAAGATTTTAGCAGGTGCTTATAGATTGGGATTAGGCTCTAAAATTTTTGAACGCTACGGTATTGATGGTTTTTATTTACAAGATTTATTCCGGTTTGAACCCGAACTTTATAAAATGATGAGCCAATCTATAGAAATGGGACGTGCCTTTATTATAAAGGAATACCAACAAAAACCGATGCCTTTATTTTTACTTTGGAAAGGTATTGTACATATCACACTGCGTTTTCCAGAACATAAATTTTTAATAGGTGGAGTAAGTATTAGTAATCAGTTTTCAAATTTTTCTAAATCATTAATGATTGAGTTTATGAAATCGCATTACTACGACCCTTATATTGCGCAATACGTACACCCTAAAAAAGAGTTTAAAGTAAAACTGAAAGATGCCGATAAAGATTTTGTCTTTGATGAAACCGAAGCCGATTTAAACAAATTCGACAAATTTATTGACGAAATTGAACCTGGTGCTTTACGCTTACCTGTATTGCTTAAAAAATACATTAAACAAAATGCCCGCCTCGTTGCTTTTAACGTAGATCCTCTGTTTAATAACTCGGTTGACGGACTTATGTATATTAAAATTGCTGACTTACCTGAAAGTACTGTAAAACCTGTTATGGAAGAATTTCAAGCAGAATTAGAACGCAAATTTATGGGGAATAATGGTGATTAA
- a CDS encoding aspartate kinase produces MQIFKFGGASVKDAEGIKNMVSLLQKVGYKNSLIIVSAMGKTTNALEAVIKIYFENKTELQSSIQDVIKFHNEILLTLFNDESHQVYNKVQSFFDELNRILKSNKSPDYNFLYDQVIGFGELISTTIISDYLNFIGLKNNWIDAREYIKTDNYYRRANIDWGETQQLISLNFNKSKLNITQGFLGSDANNFTTTLGREGSDYTAAIFAYCLNAESVTIWKDVPGVLNADPRYFENAQLLNKISYREAIELAFYGASIIHPKTLQPLQGKEIPLLVKSFLNPENSGTTIGKDVTLEPMIPCFIVKKNQVLISLSSLDFSYIVEENISEIFNLLHLYKMKVDVIQNSAISFSVCIDNIYNNLEKLLHHLKAKFKVTCNEKVSLYTIRHYNEKAITQIEMGKTVLLKQLTQETIQVVTK; encoded by the coding sequence ATGCAAATATTTAAATTTGGTGGAGCCTCTGTTAAAGATGCAGAGGGTATAAAAAACATGGTGTCACTACTACAAAAAGTGGGATATAAAAACTCTTTAATAATTGTTTCTGCTATGGGTAAAACCACCAATGCTTTAGAAGCTGTTATTAAAATTTATTTTGAGAACAAAACCGAATTACAAAGTTCTATTCAAGACGTAATTAAATTTCACAACGAAATATTACTAACGCTTTTTAATGACGAATCTCACCAAGTTTATAATAAAGTACAATCATTTTTTGATGAACTTAACAGGATATTAAAAAGTAACAAATCGCCAGATTATAATTTTTTATACGACCAAGTTATAGGCTTTGGCGAATTAATTTCTACTACAATTATTAGTGACTATTTAAATTTTATCGGTTTAAAAAATAATTGGATCGATGCAAGAGAGTATATTAAAACTGATAATTATTACCGACGTGCTAATATAGATTGGGGAGAAACACAGCAATTAATATCATTAAACTTTAACAAATCTAAATTAAATATAACACAAGGATTTTTAGGTAGTGATGCGAACAATTTTACCACAACATTAGGTCGAGAAGGTAGCGATTATACAGCTGCTATTTTTGCTTATTGCTTAAATGCAGAAAGCGTTACCATTTGGAAAGATGTACCAGGCGTATTAAATGCAGATCCACGTTATTTTGAAAACGCACAATTATTAAACAAAATAAGTTACCGTGAAGCTATTGAACTGGCCTTTTATGGTGCTTCTATTATTCATCCAAAAACATTACAACCACTACAAGGAAAAGAAATACCTCTATTGGTTAAATCATTTTTAAACCCTGAAAATTCAGGTACAACAATTGGTAAAGATGTTACTTTAGAACCCATGATACCTTGTTTTATTGTAAAGAAAAACCAAGTACTTATTTCACTCTCATCTTTAGATTTTTCATACATTGTTGAAGAAAATATTAGTGAAATTTTCAACCTTTTACATTTGTATAAAATGAAAGTAGATGTTATTCAAAATTCAGCAATTAGTTTTTCTGTATGTATTGACAATATTTATAACAATCTTGAAAAATTATTACATCATTTAAAAGCAAAATTTAAAGTAACTTGCAACGAAAAGGTATCGCTTTACACGATTAGGCATTATAACGAAAAAGCTATTACTCAAATTGAAATGGGTAAAACTGTGTTATTAAAACAATTAACTCAAGAAACCATTCAAGTAGTAACTAAATAA
- a CDS encoding GNAT family N-acetyltransferase, with product MNFTIRKAIKEDMSRVLDLINQLAIFEKEPDAVEVTLQDLENDGFNENPAFECLIAEVDGKVEGTAIMFHRYSTWKGKILHLEDLVVSEDMRGLGLGTALLDEVVKFGHTLGVKRINWEVLNWNAPAINLYEKKGAQILRDWNVVHLNEKGIKDYISKL from the coding sequence ATGAATTTTACAATAAGAAAAGCTATAAAAGAAGATATGTCAAGGGTGCTAGACCTTATAAACCAATTAGCCATCTTCGAAAAAGAGCCCGATGCTGTTGAAGTAACTCTTCAGGACTTAGAAAATGATGGGTTTAACGAGAATCCAGCCTTTGAATGTTTAATCGCCGAAGTTGATGGAAAAGTAGAAGGCACTGCCATTATGTTCCACCGATATTCAACTTGGAAAGGCAAAATTCTGCATTTAGAAGACCTCGTGGTTAGCGAAGATATGAGAGGTTTAGGATTAGGTACAGCTCTGCTAGACGAGGTGGTTAAATTCGGCCATACTTTAGGAGTAAAACGTATTAACTGGGAGGTACTAAATTGGAATGCTCCTGCCATAAATTTATACGAGAAAAAAGGTGCACAAATTTTAAGAGACTGGAATGTTGTACATTTAAACGAAAAAGGTATTAAAGACTATATATCAAAATTGTAA
- the fbp gene encoding class 1 fructose-bisphosphatase, with protein MAHKKQTLGEFIIENQSSFKYSSGELSSLLNSIRLAAKIVNHEVNKAGLVDIIGAAGDTNIQGEDQQKLDVYANDKFIQTLTKRNIVCGIASEEEDDFITINSQDENHQNKYVVLIDPLDGSSNIDVNVSVGTIFSIYRRITPVGTPVQLEDFLQKGSKQVAAGYVVYGTSTMLVYTTGDGVNGFTLNPAIGSFYLSHPEMEFPEDGNIYSVNEGNYTHFPQGVKDYIKYCQKEEEDRPYTSRYIGSLVSDFHRNMIKGGIYLYPQSSKNPKGKLRLLYECNPMAFLAEQANGKSSDGFTRTLDVEPTELHERVPFICGSKNMVEKAEEFMRNAK; from the coding sequence ATGGCTCATAAAAAACAAACATTAGGAGAGTTCATTATTGAAAACCAATCATCTTTTAAATATTCTTCAGGAGAATTATCCAGTCTCCTTAATTCTATTAGGTTAGCGGCTAAGATAGTAAACCATGAAGTTAATAAAGCTGGTTTGGTTGATATTATTGGAGCTGCTGGTGATACTAATATACAGGGAGAAGATCAACAAAAATTAGATGTTTATGCAAACGATAAGTTTATACAAACTCTAACAAAAAGAAATATTGTTTGCGGTATTGCAAGTGAAGAAGAAGATGATTTTATAACTATTAATAGTCAAGATGAAAATCATCAAAATAAATATGTTGTTTTAATTGACCCTTTAGATGGCTCTTCTAATATTGATGTGAATGTATCTGTTGGGACTATTTTTTCTATCTACAGAAGAATTACTCCGGTAGGAACACCAGTTCAACTAGAAGATTTTTTACAAAAAGGTAGTAAACAAGTAGCAGCTGGTTATGTGGTTTATGGTACTTCTACTATGTTGGTTTATACAACGGGTGATGGTGTAAATGGTTTTACCCTTAACCCAGCTATAGGTTCATTTTACTTATCGCATCCAGAGATGGAATTTCCTGAAGATGGTAATATTTATTCTGTTAATGAAGGCAATTATACTCATTTTCCTCAAGGTGTTAAAGATTATATTAAATACTGCCAAAAAGAAGAAGAAGACAGACCTTATACATCAAGATATATTGGTTCTTTAGTGTCCGATTTTCATAGAAATATGATTAAAGGAGGCATTTATTTATACCCACAAAGTTCAAAAAATCCGAAAGGAAAATTACGTTTACTTTACGAATGTAATCCCATGGCTTTTTTAGCAGAACAAGCCAATGGAAAGTCTAGTGATGGATTTACTAGAACTTTAGATGTTGAGCCAACAGAATTGCACGAACGTGTGCCTTTTATTTGTGGAAGCAAAAACATGGTAGAAAAAGCAGAAGAATTTATGCGTAATGCTAAGTAA
- a CDS encoding glutamate synthase subunit beta, translating to MGKVTGFKEFERKDETYTPVPERVTHYKEFTVPLSDKDITEQGSRCMDCGIPFCHSGCPLGNLIPDFNHMVHQGEWQKASWILHSTNNFPEFTGRLCPAPCEQACVLGIIEDPISIENIEKNIVERAFKEGWIKPQPPKKRTGKKVAVVGSGPAGLATAQQLNRAGHLVTVFERDDAIGGLLRYGIPNFKMEKGVIDRRVAILEAEGITFKTNINVGVNYDVKELKAFDAIVLCGGATERRSLPTPGIDADGVVQAMDFLTQQTKVVFGQEIKDQVLATGKDVIVIGGGDTGSDCIGTSNRHGAKSVTNFEIMPKPPGHRSPTTPWPYWPLQLKTSSSHKEGVERNWLINTKEFIKDENGKLIALKTVNVEWEMIPGERPKLIEIEDSEKTWPCDLALLALGFTGPESTIADQLGLDRDARSNYKAEYGKYQTNIPNIFTAGDMRRGQSLIVWAISEGREAARQVDIYLMGKSDLPSKDVTGDLVGLH from the coding sequence ATGGGAAAAGTAACAGGTTTTAAAGAATTCGAAAGAAAAGATGAAACATACACGCCTGTACCAGAACGTGTAACACATTATAAAGAATTTACAGTGCCTTTAAGTGATAAAGACATTACTGAACAGGGTTCTCGCTGTATGGATTGCGGTATTCCTTTTTGCCATAGTGGTTGCCCACTTGGTAATTTAATTCCAGATTTTAATCACATGGTACATCAAGGCGAATGGCAAAAAGCGTCTTGGATATTGCACTCTACAAACAACTTTCCTGAGTTTACAGGTCGTTTGTGTCCAGCTCCTTGTGAGCAAGCTTGTGTATTAGGAATTATTGAAGATCCTATTTCTATTGAAAATATTGAAAAAAATATTGTTGAACGCGCTTTTAAAGAAGGTTGGATAAAACCACAGCCGCCTAAAAAAAGAACAGGTAAAAAAGTTGCTGTTGTAGGTTCAGGACCTGCTGGTTTAGCAACAGCTCAACAATTAAATAGAGCAGGACATCTCGTGACTGTTTTTGAAAGAGATGATGCTATTGGTGGTTTATTACGCTACGGCATTCCAAATTTTAAAATGGAAAAAGGTGTTATAGATCGTCGTGTTGCCATTTTGGAAGCTGAAGGTATTACATTTAAAACCAATATTAATGTTGGTGTAAACTACGATGTAAAAGAATTAAAAGCTTTTGATGCCATTGTACTTTGTGGAGGTGCAACAGAAAGAAGAAGTTTACCAACTCCTGGTATTGATGCTGATGGTGTTGTACAGGCTATGGATTTCTTAACGCAACAAACTAAAGTTGTTTTTGGTCAAGAAATAAAAGACCAAGTTTTAGCAACTGGTAAAGATGTTATTGTTATTGGTGGTGGTGATACAGGTTCAGATTGTATAGGAACGTCCAACCGTCATGGTGCAAAATCGGTTACTAATTTTGAAATTATGCCGAAACCTCCAGGACACCGTTCTCCAACTACACCTTGGCCTTATTGGCCATTACAGTTAAAAACATCGTCTTCTCACAAAGAAGGTGTTGAACGTAACTGGTTAATAAATACAAAAGAATTTATAAAAGACGAAAACGGAAAACTTATCGCTTTAAAAACAGTTAATGTTGAGTGGGAGATGATTCCTGGTGAACGTCCTAAATTAATAGAGATTGAAGATTCTGAAAAAACTTGGCCATGTGATTTAGCATTATTGGCACTTGGATTTACAGGTCCTGAAAGCACTATTGCCGATCAATTAGGATTAGACAGAGATGCGCGTTCTAATTACAAAGCAGAGTATGGTAAATACCAAACCAATATTCCTAATATATTTACTGCTGGCGATATGCGTCGCGGACAATCATTAATTGTATGGGCTATTTCTGAAGGAAGAGAAGCTGCTCGTCAAGTTGATATTTACTTAATGGGAAAATCAGATTTACCATCAAAAGATGTTACTGGCGATTTGGTTGGTCTTCATTAA